One Acidobacteriota bacterium DNA segment encodes these proteins:
- a CDS encoding nucleotidyltransferase family protein, with translation MREDATAADVPLTAAQDAAARAGLKGLMPVGGGAGRPFLDYVLSALVDAGIREIGLVVAPEHDAIGAQYAGERTPSRVALHYVVQREPIGTADAVGSAESFVDGRPFLVVNADNLYPVETLAAMRALDGPGLPGFERDDLVRSSGIPRERVAAFALLKVAPDRTLIDIVEKPGVAAIEAAGPHALISMNCWRFDRRIFAACRDVPRSARGEFELPEAVRLAVRRGVRFQVVPARGPVLDLSRRADVPLVAERLAAVRVRL, from the coding sequence GCTCATGCCCGTGGGCGGCGGCGCCGGGCGGCCGTTTCTCGACTACGTGCTCAGCGCGCTCGTCGATGCCGGCATCCGCGAGATCGGGCTCGTCGTCGCGCCGGAGCACGACGCGATCGGGGCGCAGTATGCCGGCGAGCGGACGCCGTCGCGCGTCGCGCTGCACTACGTCGTGCAGCGGGAGCCGATCGGCACGGCTGACGCGGTCGGCTCGGCCGAGTCGTTCGTCGATGGCCGGCCGTTTCTCGTCGTCAACGCCGACAACCTCTATCCCGTGGAGACGCTGGCGGCGATGCGGGCGCTCGACGGCCCCGGCCTGCCGGGTTTCGAGCGCGACGATCTCGTCCGGTCGAGCGGCATCCCGCGCGAGCGCGTGGCGGCGTTCGCGCTGCTGAAGGTGGCGCCCGACCGCACGCTGATCGACATCGTCGAGAAGCCGGGCGTGGCGGCGATCGAGGCTGCCGGGCCGCACGCGCTCATCAGCATGAACTGCTGGCGCTTCGACCGGCGAATCTTCGCCGCGTGCCGCGACGTGCCGCGATCGGCGCGGGGTGAGTTCGAGTTGCCGGAGGCGGTGCGCCTGGCGGTGCGCCGCGGCGTGCGGTTCCAGGTCGTGCCCGCGCGCGGTCCGGTGCTCGATTTGTCGCGCCGCGCCGACGTGCCGCTCGTCGCCGAGCGGCTCGCGGCTGTCCGGGTGCGGCTCTGA